AAATAAAAGCCACACAACTCTTAGAGTCCTTAAAAAGAATGCCTGAGAAAGTTCGGGCATTCTTTAAAGAAGAATCTGTTCAATATGCTGCTTAGTTAGGTTTCCTCTAACCAATGCACAGATTAGTAATGATTGTAGTCTTATTTGAAAATGTAACTCTCCTTCACTAGTTATCGCAGCAATTATGTTGATGCGATAACGCCCCCCAGTAGCAGGAATGACAGGAGTTAAACCTTCAAGGCTCCAAGTAGTACCAGCATGATAGTCAGTGCGTATCCCAGCTTCATCAATAAAATAAATAGTAGCTCCTTCTTTTTCAGCCAACTCTTTGATTTTAGGAAATTCTTTATTAATCCAATTATCCACGGCCACAGAATCCCGCTCCATTGCGCGACGCATCGGCCGTTGTGCGGTTAAATTGAGGCGGTGCAACAAACGGCCCACTGCAGAGCGGCTCATGAAAATAGAAAATTCTTTTTCAATTAATTCCCTGATTATTTCTGTTGTCCATAATACTGTTCCAAACTCAAAATCCAGCGGAGTAAAGACACATATTAATCTGTGCATAAGTAAGGTGACACCTAAAAAATTGTGTGATAGGCTGTGGACTGGATCTCCAATTTTAAGAGTGTCACCTAACCAATGCACAGATTAATACCAAGAATATGAGCAATTTTTGTTGCTGTTCATTAAGTTTTGGCTTTCTTCCAGGAACAGGTTTTGCGTTTAATGCGGCAAGACCTTTTTTCTTAGCTCTCTTTACCCATTCGTATACCTTCGACCGATGTACACCAAATATTTCGCTAACCTCTTTAACAGACATTCCTCTA
This is a stretch of genomic DNA from Gammaproteobacteria bacterium. It encodes these proteins:
- a CDS encoding hypothetical protein (Evidence 5 : Unknown function), with amino-acid sequence MHWLGDTLKIGDPVHSLSHNFLGVTLLMHRLICVFTPLDFEFGTVLWTTEIIRELIEKEFSIFMSRSAVGRLLHRLNLTAQRPMRRAMERDSVAVDNWINKEFPKIKELAEKEGATIYFIDEAGIRTDYHAGTTWSLEGLTPVIPATGGRYRINIIAAITSEGELHFQIRLQSLLICALVRGNLTKQHIEQILL
- a CDS encoding transposase, with protein sequence MKTMKDFDGRSLDHATLEYIRVQAVKAVRRGMSVKEVSEIFGVHRSKVYEWVKRAKKKGLAALNAKPVPGRKPKLNEQQQKLLIFLVLICALVR